A window of the Hordeum vulgare subsp. vulgare chromosome 5H, MorexV3_pseudomolecules_assembly, whole genome shotgun sequence genome harbors these coding sequences:
- the LOC123396194 gene encoding rab3 GTPase-activating protein non-catalytic subunit, whose product MARRGHHLTEVALLASASGSLAAAGAGEREGWLDDPAVLLSLGPRARDLAVASAARSVLGIVPVAGGGGVTVKPALGPDDGRISAVEWVPLDAEGSQGEEGMTVVVGTDAGWLLFYSLAGDLLHKQSIYPAKILKLNFNERKENAWEDSGSDELSVVFPGVIARCDGADLQIMLQKSFQEVKSRMWKDKFEQEDDEDTSSFEKTPLQIWNVSKFGSCVDAAIVGLMPPPLLELQSSQRHYCAITVGEDAVVSAYRLSEDRSRSLVGAILSRGVAATFSTISSLSKILWRSEPSPTKKPRPKPQAFAKTSPLTCLKDSPRKGERLTLSPSGTLAAITDSLGRILLLDTRALVAVRLWKGYRDASCLFVEMLRNKDKASSSTMHLDYTKSDYCLCLAIHAPRKGIIEVWQMRTGPRLLTIPCPKGSRILQPSTRFSSSAFSSYTPLEVYLFNGDSGQLSVLNRHIG is encoded by the exons ATGGCGCGGCGGGGCCACCACCTGACCGAGGTAGCCCTCCTCGCGTCCGCCTCGGGGTCCCTCGCGGCCGCGGGGGCCGGCGAGCGGGAGGGGTGGCTGGACGACCCCGCGGTGCTCCTCTCGCTCGGGCCCCGCGCGCGCGACCTCGCCGTGGCCAGCGCGGCGAGGTCCGTGCTGGGGATCGTCCCAGTcgcgggcggcggcggggtcACGGTGAAGCCCGCGCTGGGGCCCGACGACGGCCGGATCTCCGCCGTCGAGTGGGTCCCTCTCGACGCGGAGGggtcgcagggggaggaggggatgACCGTTGTGGTGGGCACCGACGCCGGGTGGCTCCTTTTCTACTCGCTCGCCGGTGATCTCCTGCATAAGCAG AGTATATATCCTGCAAAGATACTGAAGCTTAACTTCAATGAGAGAAAGGAAAATGCTTGGGAAGATTCAGGTTCAGATGAGCTTTCCGTGGTTTTTCCTGGTGTTATTGCACGTTGTGATGGTGCTGACCTTCAG ATCATGCTTCAAAAATCATTTCAAGAAGTTAAATCGCGCATGTGGAAAGATAAGTTTGAACAGGAAGATGATGAGGACACGAGTTCTTTTGAAAAGACACCACTTCAGATTTGGAACGTAAGCAAGTTTGGCTCTTGTGTTGATGCTGCAATTGTTGGACTAATGCCACCTCCCCTGCTAGAACTTCAG TCGAGTCAGCGCCACTACTGTGCCATTACAGTTGGAGAGGATGCTGTGGTTTCAGCATATAG GTTATCAGAAGACAGAAGCAGGTCATTAGTTGGAGCAATTTTGTCAAGAGGTGTAGCTGCAACATTTTCGACAATATCATCTTTGTCCAAAATTCTATGGCGGAGTGAACCATCACCAACTAAGAAGCCACGGCCAAAGCCTCAAGCCTTTGCAAAAA CGTCACCTCTCACATGCTTGAAAGACTCACCAAGGAAGGGAGAACGACTTACACTCTCCCCAAGTGGCACATTGGCTGCAATAACTGATTCTCTTGGACGAATACTACTGCTGGACACCCGTGCCCTTGTGGCTGTGCGGTTATGGAAG GGTTATCGTGATGCTTCTTGTCTTTTCGTGGAGATGCTTCGGAACAAAGACAAGGCGTCATCAAGCACAATGCACTTGGATTACACAAAGAGTGACTACTGCCTGTGCCTAGCAATCCACGCCCCACGGAAAGGCATAATCGAG GTTTGGCAGATGCGGACTGGGCCACGTCTCCTAACCATCCCATGCCCCAAGGGAAGCAGGATCTTGCAGCCGTCGACGAGGTTCTCATCGTCAGCGTTTTCGT